From a single Deltaproteobacteria bacterium genomic region:
- a CDS encoding PD40 domain-containing protein codes for MITRQQAVRYAAVLLALLASGRAQGQGGGSYTEIQGTGQSLYRIAVPPVLDDGGAAPQAQVATQVMTRDLKLYGLFKVLDPKGFLADLAKEGTGIDASAWANAGAQAVIKARASARGIEFFLYEVGKGARPVLQRHYLGDGKQARRMAHQFGDEVVRHLTGERGIFTTKLAFAAGNRRAGVSHIYVMDYDGYGVTRVSRTGQQNVSPSLGPGGLLAYTSFLWKNPDLFVMPLGGRANRISRQPGLNTAAAWAPGGGRLAVTLSKDGNSEIYVISATGQVLKRLTHNAAIDTSPTWSPDGSQLAFVSNRGG; via the coding sequence GTGATCACGAGACAGCAGGCCGTTCGTTACGCGGCCGTCCTCCTCGCGCTCCTCGCCTCGGGCCGCGCGCAGGGGCAGGGCGGCGGCTCGTACACGGAGATCCAGGGAACGGGACAGTCGCTCTACCGCATCGCCGTCCCCCCCGTGCTCGACGATGGCGGCGCCGCGCCGCAGGCGCAGGTGGCGACGCAGGTCATGACGCGCGACCTGAAGCTCTACGGGCTCTTCAAGGTGCTCGACCCGAAGGGCTTCCTCGCCGACCTGGCCAAGGAGGGGACGGGAATCGACGCGTCGGCCTGGGCCAACGCCGGGGCGCAGGCGGTGATCAAGGCGCGGGCGAGCGCGCGCGGGATCGAGTTCTTCCTCTATGAGGTGGGCAAGGGGGCGCGGCCGGTGCTCCAGCGGCACTACCTCGGCGACGGCAAGCAGGCCCGGCGCATGGCGCACCAGTTCGGGGACGAGGTGGTGCGGCACCTGACGGGCGAGCGCGGCATCTTCACCACGAAGCTGGCCTTCGCCGCGGGGAACCGCCGGGCCGGCGTCTCCCACATCTACGTGATGGACTACGACGGTTACGGGGTGACGCGCGTCTCGCGCACCGGGCAGCAGAACGTGAGCCCGTCGCTCGGACCGGGCGGGCTGCTCGCGTACACGTCGTTCCTCTGGAAGAACCCCGACCTCTTCGTCATGCCGCTCGGGGGCCGGGCGAACCGCATCTCGCGGCAGCCGGGCCTCAACACGGCGGCGGCCTGGGCCCCCGGGGGCGGGCGCCTCGCCGTGACGCTGAGCAAGGACGGCAACTCGGAGATCTACGTCATCAGCGCGACGGGGCAGGTGCTGAAGCGACTCACGCACAACGCGGCCATCGACACCTCGCCGACCTGGTCCCCCGACGGCTCGCAGCTCGCGTTCGTCTCGAACCGCGGCGGCT
- a CDS encoding TonB C-terminal domain-containing protein has protein sequence MSATGRQAPGATLDPGPRPGRVRRFEPIAVWGLLVTVLLHGGAFVGIMLYRQRLQAAVTPPPPTSFVVAKLVRLGKPLDPKRLPDREVPQEATRKDDGVDLSQDADVKPTPKKPKTEDKLADKLRSALNKAALMDKAQRESDVEGDPSGSPSGTAKTASEGDVYITRIADLWNRTWTLPSIIAADEAKKLFVLVTLKMDRQGKLELPVALDRPSGNEHFDNSIKAAWEQIKKVPAPPAERAASIVAHGLKLKLTWKGLQ, from the coding sequence GTGAGCGCCACCGGACGGCAGGCGCCCGGTGCCACTCTCGACCCCGGGCCGCGCCCCGGGCGGGTGCGGCGCTTCGAGCCGATTGCCGTCTGGGGGCTCCTCGTCACGGTGCTGCTCCACGGCGGCGCGTTCGTGGGGATCATGCTCTACCGGCAGAGGCTGCAGGCTGCCGTGACGCCGCCGCCGCCGACGAGCTTCGTGGTGGCCAAGCTCGTGCGGCTCGGCAAGCCCCTCGACCCGAAGCGCCTCCCCGACCGGGAGGTCCCGCAGGAGGCCACCCGCAAGGACGACGGGGTCGATCTGTCGCAAGACGCCGACGTGAAGCCCACGCCGAAGAAGCCCAAGACCGAGGACAAGCTGGCGGACAAGCTGCGCAGCGCGCTGAACAAGGCCGCGCTCATGGACAAGGCGCAGCGCGAGTCGGACGTGGAGGGGGACCCGAGCGGCTCGCCGAGCGGCACGGCCAAGACGGCGAGCGAGGGAGACGTCTACATCACGCGCATCGCCGACCTCTGGAATCGCACCTGGACCTTGCCGTCGATCATCGCGGCCGACGAGGCCAAGAAGCTCTTCGTGCTCGTCACGCTCAAGATGGACCGGCAGGGCAAGCTCGAGCTCCCGGTGGCGCTCGACCGCCCGTCGGGGAACGAGCACTTCGACAACTCGATCAAGGCGGCTTGGGAGCAGATCAAGAAGGTGCCCGCGCCCCCCGCCGAGCGCGCCGCGTCGATCGTCGCGCACGGGCTCAAGCTCAAGCTCACCTGGAAGGGACTTCAGTGA
- a CDS encoding ExbD/TolR family protein codes for MAMGGSGGGGTMLAEINVTPLVDVMLVLLIIFMVTAPLIQQGVDVDLPKAQAQNLQAEEKKLVLSVDRQQRVYLGKTFVPFSQLGEKLKHNEKLQADKELYLRADRNLPYGLVVKIMAMAKLAGIDKVGMITDAAEGEERGAESEAGFGKGVKTGKSGKDSKGADDEEGRAR; via the coding sequence ATGGCCATGGGAGGCAGCGGCGGCGGCGGCACGATGCTGGCGGAGATCAACGTCACGCCGCTGGTGGACGTGATGTTGGTTTTGCTCATCATCTTCATGGTGACCGCGCCGCTCATCCAGCAGGGGGTGGACGTGGACCTGCCGAAGGCCCAGGCGCAGAACCTCCAGGCCGAGGAGAAGAAGCTGGTCCTGAGCGTGGACCGGCAGCAGCGCGTCTATCTGGGCAAGACCTTCGTCCCGTTCTCGCAGCTCGGCGAGAAGCTCAAGCACAACGAGAAGCTCCAGGCCGACAAGGAGCTCTACCTGCGCGCGGACCGGAACCTGCCCTACGGGCTGGTGGTGAAGATCATGGCCATGGCCAAGCTCGCGGGGATCGACAAGGTGGGGATGATCACCGACGCGGCCGAGGGAGAGGAGCGGGGGGCCGAGAGCGAGGCCGGATTCGGCAAAGGTGTCAAAACGGGTAAGTCTGGCAAAGACTCCAAGGGGGCCGACGACGAGGAGGGGAGGGCGAGGTGA
- the tolQ gene encoding protein TolQ encodes MHWAVLLAPEAASQELDILSLIVNASGVVLGVLGLLAFFSLVSWYIIGYKYFYLRRAHRDSLRFLDQFWTSKRLDAIYQHAQELKRSPLSALFRAGYVELGRLKSGATTERDEKGDWLGDLQSIERALARAQTSEMTHLESMIPFLATTGSAAPFVGLFGTVWGIMNSFRSIGAKGAANLATVAPGIAEALVATAIGLMAAIPAVMAYNYFTRRVKVLSAEMDAFGNDFLNIIKRHFFK; translated from the coding sequence ATGCACTGGGCGGTCTTGCTCGCACCCGAAGCGGCGTCCCAAGAGCTCGACATCCTCTCGCTGATCGTCAACGCGTCGGGAGTCGTGCTGGGCGTTCTCGGGCTTCTGGCCTTCTTCAGCCTCGTGAGCTGGTACATCATCGGCTACAAGTACTTCTACCTGCGGCGGGCGCACCGCGACAGCCTGCGCTTTCTCGACCAGTTCTGGACCTCGAAGCGCCTCGACGCCATCTACCAGCACGCGCAGGAGCTCAAGCGCAGCCCGCTCTCGGCCCTCTTTCGCGCGGGGTACGTCGAGCTGGGACGGCTGAAGAGCGGGGCCACCACCGAGCGGGACGAGAAGGGGGACTGGCTCGGGGACCTGCAGAGCATCGAGCGCGCGCTGGCCCGCGCGCAGACGAGCGAGATGACGCACCTCGAGAGCATGATCCCGTTTCTGGCCACCACCGGCTCGGCGGCGCCCTTCGTCGGGCTCTTCGGCACGGTGTGGGGGATCATGAACTCCTTTCGCAGCATCGGGGCCAAGGGCGCGGCGAATCTGGCCACCGTGGCCCCCGGCATCGCGGAGGCGCTCGTGGCCACGGCCATCGGTCTGATGGCGGCGATTCCGGCGGTCATGGCGTATAACTATTTCACCCGGCGGGTGAAGGTGCTCTCCGCCGAGATGGACGCCTTCGGCAACGACTTCCTGAACATCATCAAACGCCACTTCTTCAAGTAG
- a CDS encoding sigma-70 family RNA polymerase sigma factor → MSAANQPPRLTGTGRRRRATDRADAANIPRADRMYAKDLSRLNLLSVEEEQTLARKIASAEARGRKREAARLRQRLVAANLRLVVAIARRYRGGPLPLADLIQEGNLGLMRAAEGFDHQRGFRFSTYAAWWIRHGINRALAEHGRTVRVPVHRIEALQKMTRNQQQLTSTLGRVPNREEVAKEVGLSVKQVELLEGISTWTTSLESTPQNGGRRLIDRLGDPNVASAASQLEFAQLQAAVKELFGQLSSLEADILRRRFGLDDKPEQTLREIGKVHRLSRERVRQIEHRAVARIRERLQERAAI, encoded by the coding sequence ATGAGCGCAGCAAATCAACCCCCGCGACTGACCGGAACCGGTCGCCGTAGACGTGCGACCGACCGGGCCGACGCGGCAAACATCCCGCGTGCGGACCGCATGTACGCCAAGGACCTCTCGCGGCTCAATCTGCTGAGCGTGGAGGAGGAGCAGACCCTGGCCCGCAAGATCGCCTCGGCCGAGGCGCGCGGACGAAAACGGGAAGCGGCGAGGCTCCGTCAGCGGCTCGTGGCGGCCAACCTCCGCCTGGTCGTGGCGATCGCCCGCCGCTATCGAGGCGGGCCGCTCCCGCTGGCGGACCTGATCCAGGAAGGCAACCTCGGCCTGATGCGCGCGGCGGAAGGATTCGACCACCAGCGCGGCTTTCGCTTCAGCACCTACGCGGCGTGGTGGATCCGGCACGGCATCAATCGCGCGCTGGCCGAGCACGGACGCACGGTGCGGGTCCCCGTACACCGCATCGAGGCGCTGCAGAAGATGACGCGCAACCAGCAGCAGCTCACCTCCACGCTCGGGCGGGTGCCCAACCGCGAGGAGGTGGCGAAGGAAGTGGGCCTGAGCGTGAAGCAGGTCGAGCTCCTCGAGGGGATCTCGACCTGGACCACCTCGCTCGAGTCCACGCCGCAGAACGGGGGCCGCCGCCTGATCGACCGACTCGGAGATCCGAACGTCGCGTCGGCGGCGAGCCAGCTCGAGTTCGCCCAGCTGCAAGCCGCCGTGAAGGAGCTCTTCGGCCAGCTCAGCAGCCTCGAGGCGGACATCCTGCGCCGCCGCTTCGGCCTCGACGACAAGCCCGAGCAGACGCTGCGCGAGATCGGCAAGGTTCACCGGCTGTCGCGGGAGCGCGTGCGCCAGATCGAGCACCGCGCGGTGGCGCGCATCCGCGAGCGGCTGCAGGAGCGGGCCGCGATCTAA